CGTAGTAATTGAAGTCGTAGCAgtacttaattgtatttttcgttatgtttataaaaatgttacgtCATTACAGTTCGACAGTACTCATCtagatacttaataaaaaagtgtatATACTGTACAAACGCTATTTCGCATAACCGTTCCGCCGGTTTATTTTTTCCGCACAgactattaaaacattttcttgcgtttatttgtaattgaaaTGGTTTTCTTTTCATTACACGTTTTTTCTTAAAGCAAATTCtacaaaatgttttcataGAGTGTCTATCGTCGGTGATATTCATAGACGAATTTATACTACGTTAGTACCGACTCCTCAAGCTGAAGCTTTTGGGTTCGGTCCTGTCATAAGTAGTAGCAAAGGTTAGCGAACGCGTTTCCTTATTCAATGATTGTCGTCAGTCATCCACGTTAAAGATGGTGGCACAGGGTGGGGCGCGCAGTGGGCGCATCTCCGCCCCGGAGCTGTCACTCATTACAACTGTCTCCTGTGGGCAGCAAGACGTCTTCATCGATTCCGTAGATGTCTTGTGGTTCTGAAAcgtaatatttacatatcgatatatctataacattttaattatttacgtacTTTCCTATATTATCTGAAGGTAACTTATTAGGTTATTCTAGCTTACCTTATCAAATCTCAAATAACCATTTTCCTATATGACTATATGGTACGTGGAACTTATTGTACTGAGGAAAGGCCTACTAATTTTAACAGACTTCAATAAAGAAGTGTCAAAGACTTCCGCATGAAATAAGTGACAACAAACCGGAACTCCAGGGTATGTCAGGCGCATACAAAATACCTTAAAAACAAGTACTGTACAGCAGTATGTTATTTTTGGACCTCAATCAGTTACAAAGGATGGTTTATATAGAGAGGAATCAAACTTGTAAACAGAAGTGGCATGTTAAATCTAAGTATTTTgaaagttttctttatatattaaacagatCAAACTCCCGGCAAATAAGTAAGACCAATTTATACTTCGTTACGTTTAGCATTAGGTACTAATGTAGATAATATGctgaataatatttgtgttttcagATACGTGCTGCTGTAGGTTTACAAGCaaagatcgaacctacgacctcagctttgagagtcgcacgctgaagccacggtcaacactgctcaaagGCTTTAGTCTAGTCTCTCTTTCTTATAGAACTCTTATTAATACGATTTAATCAGTGTAAAGGCGGTTTTATCAAACCTACGAATCTCGCCTTAAAAGCTTTAACCTCGCCTCACTTCAATTGCGACCAGACGTCATGAATGTAGTATATCTTTGTGagataatacataataatattaatatgtaattgcTTGCAGAAATCCCTATGCTCTGCTGTAAACGATTGGCAACAACAAATATCCATTTTACACGTCTATCTCACGTTTGTACTCATCTTTTATCAGTTTCTCTCGggtttacaataaaactatgATGAAAAATGGCTTAGTCGACATTTTTAGCAAATTTCTCCGAGTAGTTTTAGCAACCTTGTcctgttaattattatttctactttcttttgctttgttatatttctacctaaatattatttagacatCTACATTGAAATTGACGCTTGGCGGACTCATGCTGATTTTTCGACAGAAATTCCCCTCAGGATTTTTTGCTACGATATTTCGGGATACTCGAGTGTGAGGAAGTTTCATGTCATTTTCACGCATGTATATATTCTttgtaacttatttttatatagtatttgattgtcctcattttaacaaatgtgataaaaaataaaagaaatacatttctAAATTAGTAAATGctaattaattagtaaatgtTATTCTAGGTCCACCAATTGGAGCTCTTAATTAAagctaaagtaaaaaaaagtcgtgagcagtgttggcctagtgactttagcgtgcgaccctcatccctaaggtcgtaggttcgatcccctcGTTCGATcgatatgtgcgcatttaacattaatttgaaCGGTGCcggaaaacatcgtgggaaaccggcttgcttgcccagacctaaaaaggttgtagcgccattgatgttttttaaatcagtcGTAACTCACCCGTTTAAAACAGCGTGCTATACTTCGTCCGAGGTTGGTGAACGAGCAGCGACGTCGTTGCTTCATGAGAACGTAAAGAATGGGATCCAGCACATAGTTTAGCAACATTAACATGTCTGAGAGCCGTCCGAGGCTGTCAAGGCGTGGCCAAAATGTTTTACCCAGAGACAGGTACAACGCTGATGTGACCTATATACACACTTTggttataagaaaaaatctgtaaaatattaaaaatttgggGCGTGAATCGCGTATTCAAAAGCCCATCAATACTGTATGACAATTAAAAATGCCTTGTctctgaaatatttaaagcaCAACGGGCTGATTGAGTATTGAATCTGTGCTGCGTTAccgataaaataatacaaaatataaataatataaaattagctAGAACTGCAATTGAGTatggtaatatttaaaaaacaaaaattcctatagctttaatttaaaaaacaatccAGAATATTAACACGTTCAGTCATttctcaataaatataaacaagaaCATTCATTGAGTCGATAGAATGTTTGCACAATAGGCAATGTCGTTATCTCTTATCTGATCGTGCGTGATGGCAGGTGGTCTCCCAATTAGCTCTTTTAGCGCTTAGCTATCAGCACCCACCCATGATCTTAATTGACTTTTTGTGGAAAACACATTTAAGTAATGATGttctataaacattaaaacaaacactATCAACGAATTGATGTggcattttgttttattatcatgAGTATATCAATCATTATATATACCTGTtacctaattatattaataacaaaaaaggtTTCAATCTACTTTGTTGTAATTACTTAACccagtaaataaaaacgaaGTGCCTAATACTAAATACacgtctaaaaatatatatcatatcatGAAAATGGTTTGACGATTTATCCGATTATTGCTATGCCAATTTCAATCTATTAGATCGGCGGCCGGGTCATTGATACGTATTATTTTGTTGGTAGCAAATGCAGAAGCAATTCGTTGCCATATTTATCGTTAcaacaatgaaatatattcGCCGGCGATCAACGCGTTGTGAATgcttaacaatattattacaattttattgttatcgaTTTATTGACATAGGAATGCACAGATCACTATCGGGATGTTACCTGCGAtgattttatagtatatttaattagatcGCAATTCGTATTAAGATAAAAACATATCTAGTGTATATACATATCACAAAATAAcgaattatattacaaatccTTTACAAAGTGCACTTTACATTGTTATTCGATAAATAAAGGCGTATTCCGTAATTATATGAACGACTTATTTCATATAAGACCTCGGGTGAAAGATTAAGAATCGAGACCAAATATGATTACGgtgattaatttaaagaacttaaatttagataaaactTTTCAACGTACATAAAGCGCGTACGCGTACGATTATAGTACATAAGTCGTGATCGCCGTGAGACTACAAAATTTATGTGAAAATAACTTGAAGCGAGACAATATGTTACTCGCGtcaaccaaagacaatattaagtGTAGGGAACTTAACAGAGGAGAATTGACATTCAGGTGAGCAGCGAGCAGTCCGCGGCCTTGATGGATAATGCGCATGTTTTATTGATGAATTGAACTAttcaattaatatgaaaattattgatattaaaaaaaaattggtattaagtttggttaacatagcttttacacactggaagaaaacattttttttaccggattaaagctatgtgttataaacttataatttataatagtggtcaccgtgaccacgcacgctgcaAGCACGctaaacgtcggaaaaatttaaatttaaaattatgtaaaataattataagtttataataatacaaataattttaatccggttaaaaaaaaattttctttcaataaaaactttatgttaaccaaagacagtCTATTGTACTTGTAACCAACGGCTATAAGATATTAATTACCATTTGTGGCAGCCAACAGATCATGAAAAAAACAGAGAGCGTGGCCATCAATCTGCTAAAGGCAACTTCTTCAGCCGTTGCTGCGTTATGTTGACGTAGGGCGGCATCACAGCGTGAACGGCAGCTTCGTTTGGAGACTCGCCTAACCACCGGCCCACCTTCCCGTGGAGTAGAAATTGCGTACAGCGCTCGCATAACCGCCAGGTTACAATATACCAGGATTATACACAGCATTGTGCCTGTAAAGAAATGTTTCAATTGGAAGCATTATGCAGTGCAATAGATCCAAAAAAGTCTCTCTCATCCTGTAATTGGGGGATCCTCATTCGGGACGGACATGTATCTACAACTTGGGTAAATAATATTGAGTCtgtttacattatttagaGACGTCATTAATAGTGTTTTTAACTAAAGTGATAACTCGTTTtaatcgtaacgttttacgtTAGTTATGTCCGTTAGAAAAGTCAACATTGTATTAGAAAAGAAGCCGCTGTTGCAGGCAGTAGTCATGCAGGAAACAAAcagacaaataatataataaacatatatctaGTAAGCATTAGTTTACTTTAGTTTTACAACGTTTTAAGATTGTTTGGCAATTTTTAGTCGACATCAAAACAGAAGGagcttattaattatataaaaaaaaatcaatggcgctacaacctttttaggtctgggcctcagatttatgtttctgtttcatgatcatttctaaATTGaatagaacctacgacctcagggatgagcgccgcacgctgaagccaacactgcactattattaattataagcgtaattattattgttatttttatacgaaatatttattgaaaattattgtttcactCTCAAGCAAAAATGAAAACCGCCGCTTTGACCGCGTCACTAAATTGGTAACGTTTGACCAACAGTAAGGTTTAATTACCGATcaagaaaaaattgttttgtgttaaaaaacAGAACACATATCTACCTGTCcacgttatttaaatattaatgaagtcAAACAGAAATCAGCCCAGGAGTTCATACAGCATcacttttataaaacttatgtGGACGCTAATCGTGATCTTGAAAGGAAATAAGAGTGATCACACCTACGCATTATAGATGGTAATTTATCACGATCCTATGCCATGTtcgttatgtttatttttacacagTTCATAAACCTATTAGTGCCTGTAATCCAATCGGTATTTCTCAAATAAcgtatgatattttttttatattaaagcttaaaaattatttattaaaacgacCAGTGGCATGGTAGCTTTATTggtggcagcatttcctcgctgtattgcaattatttattgcaaaaCGAATAagtcgttgagcgaggaaagcaccaacCCTAGGGTCACTGTTACTATcatcaggcgccaacttaatctttaattagcgcctttGCTCTTGAACCCCacagcccaagagtctctactccaaagggaacaaaatcgaaaaTGGAcgaaagaattttatatatgagctgtatattattttccgcctttAAGGCCACCCTggcttttttatgtatatattccTAAACAGGAATATGTATCTATGTATCATTTATGAAGACATATCATATCTCCTTCTTAGttagaaagttttttttatgtgatgtttttttttacttaatttcttAGAGAAGTTTATATTACTCACCGAACATGACGTAGAAGATAGCGTATCCAAAGTCCAAGCCCTCAGTCGCGTTTCTGTATCTGACACAGCGCTGGTGGTCAGCGTCGTAATACATACCAATGCCAAGTACTGGCGCGCAAGTCAATAGCGCTGCCCAAACCCAAGAGACCAGAAGTGTCATACGTATCATGAAGTACGTTACTTgctgaaattataatatttttcttgtacatGATAAAcgtacaataaatatgtaaagaaGAGTATGTATAGGTTAAAAGCGATTCAAATCTCTTCCAGAGACTGTTTTTGATCGAATTGAAAATACTTAGTAGCAAATAAGTGGATATGgtgatgaatttattttagtctctccttgtaaaacaaaaaaacatggcgattaaaaagagtggcggagagtttattgccagttcttctcttccgttctacgcccttgatggcataactggcaataaatgtaaaattagaagcactTATgcacttaatatatttatttttttgacattcataggTTGTGTGGTACATTATGTTACctatttgaataaatgatttctgactttgactttgagtCTCTCCTTAAAGTGTActtatttaattctaattaCAAAGTCATTTATGTAgtgaatgataaaaaaaacgaatgtGGTGAAAGAAGCCCATCTTTAGaggtatgttttattaataaaaaattggggATTTTGGAGTAAAACTCCATGCGTCCACTATGCGTAATACAGCAACGCTTACGTTCGTCTCCAACCtcctttaaataaatgttacacaatagaatttataatcaatctattatatcaaaatatagcGTTTTAAGGACCTATTAGGTCGCCAAACTCCAAAAAGTACATTTTTTGGtatcgtttcttgaagtatggcaaatggaaaaaatatatggtggagttgagtagtttatatattttgaaacataTACACATTTGAAAGTAATGTACATACATTTTGAAAGATTAATACCCGATTTAAATAAGTTCGTTCGtttgatagaaaaaaatccaaacatagacaatttttgacaatttgaattcattttataacgaaaatgtatatagaacatgactttgaatttacacgatatattttatcgcaagccaaataatccatttcagaaaaaatcattaataaaaatacattaatttaatgcattacataactaattgttattacgagCCGGGCCTCAGTGCACCAGCTCTCCACTGCGCaccgagacactgacacagcaattcgtgctgggataggactgtttaaaattgaataaatatcaaaacGGGTATTGTACAGTTATCTTCATCGTAGTATTACAAAATCCTACGACCCACATTTCGTTGCATCAGCATTGATAATCATCCCAATTGATGGAAATAGGTGATTGTATACATCTACTTACAAAGTAAAGTGTTCTTTCTACGAACTTaagataaaattcaaaatagagATTTGGCCGAGGTTTTAGTCCGGTACGTAATAATCACGTTTGGCATACAGGAGTAATAAAAAACCAGTGTCGTTGCAACCTATTAGGCCCTACATTGCTGTAACTGCGTTGTGATTATTTGTTcttctaataggcaaggagGTTATCAGCCTTCAGTGAGTGACACACGCCGTTATATTGTCACTGTATAGTATAAACTGGTGAGCTGTTGAGTtgtgtaaaatctatttttcatttgaatattttactcTTAATAAAAACAGGCGTAATATTAGAAACGTTATACAACTTACATtccgttaaataaaataacatccTGCATGCGTTATattctaaaacaaaatttccTCTTCACTGCAATAATATATCAACGAGTTCAATCTATGAAAGCTTTTCTGTTTTATTGGAAGATatcaaattaacatttattgaaCAAGATATCATCTTGTATCATG
This is a stretch of genomic DNA from Pieris brassicae chromosome 1, ilPieBrab1.1, whole genome shotgun sequence. It encodes these proteins:
- the LOC123710948 gene encoding prostaglandin E2 receptor EP2 subtype, which produces MLSTWAPEMDSNITLAEFFNDTLDPLPGNATSPRVMSEKQMFLIIVKVAYALGIVGNAAAIIALRIGERRVRNRKHLLLLTSLAANDLVALVGMLSALLVAEHFPDVARTQGYCAARVVLRVFGIGSVCIAVTMALERYLALTRPFVYQKQVTYFMIRMTLLVSWVWAALLTCAPVLGIGMYYDADHQRCVRYRNATEGLDFGYAIFYVMFGTMLCIILVYCNLAVMRALYAISTPREGGPVVRRVSKRSCRSRCDAALRQHNAATAEEVAFSRLMATLSVFFMICWLPQMVTSALYLSLGKTFWPRLDSLGRLSDMLMLLNYVLDPILYVLMKQRRRCSFTNLGRSIARCFKRNHKTSTESMKTSCCPQETVVMSDSSGAEMRPLRAPPCATIFNVDD